In one window of Azoarcus olearius DNA:
- a CDS encoding HAD family hydrolase, whose translation MLQAVIFDMDGLLLDSERPIRDAWIEVGREIGVSLDAATYHRVIGRNMTDVHAILGEVFGTEIYRDAAARVAALLDARHAQQGYPPKAGAAALLGWLEARGVRCGLASSSYRDKVERRLRQAGLLGYFDAIACGDEVTRGKPAPDVYLLAAQRLEAVPTACLAFEDSDNGARAALAAGMEVVLVPDLLEPLPDLAAQCTLLASLEAAVAHCDARLAGPRPPSSV comes from the coding sequence ATGCTGCAGGCGGTGATCTTCGACATGGATGGGCTGCTGCTCGATTCGGAGCGGCCGATCCGGGACGCCTGGATCGAGGTCGGGCGCGAGATCGGCGTCAGCCTGGACGCGGCCACCTACCACCGCGTGATCGGCCGCAACATGACCGATGTGCACGCCATCCTGGGTGAGGTGTTCGGTACCGAGATCTACCGTGACGCCGCCGCGCGCGTGGCGGCGCTGCTGGACGCGCGCCATGCGCAGCAAGGCTACCCACCCAAGGCGGGCGCCGCCGCGCTGCTGGGCTGGCTGGAAGCGCGCGGCGTGCGCTGCGGGCTGGCGTCCTCCAGCTATCGCGACAAGGTCGAACGGCGCTTGCGGCAGGCGGGCCTGCTCGGCTACTTCGATGCCATCGCCTGCGGCGACGAAGTGACCCGCGGCAAGCCCGCGCCGGACGTCTATCTGCTTGCCGCGCAGCGGCTGGAGGCGGTGCCGACGGCCTGCCTTGCCTTCGAGGACAGCGACAACGGCGCCCGCGCGGCGCTTGCCGCCGGCATGGAGGTGGTGCTGGTGCCCGACCTGCTCGAACCGCTGCCGGACCTGGCGGCGCAATGCACGCTGCTGGCCTCGCTGGAAGCGGCGGTGGCGCACTGCGATGCGCGCCTGGCAGGCCCGCGCCCGCCGTCCTCCGTGTAA